A portion of the Aedes albopictus strain Foshan unplaced genomic scaffold, AalbF5 HiC_scaffold_265, whole genome shotgun sequence genome contains these proteins:
- the LOC109432855 gene encoding fork head domain-containing protein FD3-like, with the protein MLPSISPLSSSSPLDLRPVLGGTIISSMHQHSTSHESSLRVHSPPGGSSLSHPHSHHQLHHPQHQHHHPHHQHQTPSSGNGNSGTNHNSSSSAGPISNISNSSSSSNHRQDTASDGETSSGDGVTANESSGNGNSKSSRTQQALVKPPYSYIALITMAILQSPQKKLTLSGICEFIMSRFPYYKDKFPAWQNSIRHNLSLNDCFIKIPREPGNPGKGNFWTLDPLAEDMFDNGSFLRRRKRYKRTTIPPGMSFPAVFNPFAPFWIRKPVPVIPMQFPPHGSLGGFGNGLGIPGRGDFMLDSKLNLFGGKMEDLNVAVMENSEFLARNSDSMKITNAMKFFHGYNSEGGGGPSGSYEDGVNGLQCNNNNNNNSSISRDNSGYITKTNNHVPMGGADERYPSSSALSRGGLSPAAVGNRDNSSPYDVDLSNDDKIDVESDDDYKSISKNFDHEPIQHESFLDQNGRYTPTEKDSIKDYETIGPAGKPPHHEPEDYGCEDDEDHSDKHSNASQDHHLDKSQKSFYMNPYEESDNFMPETIAAGKYTSLKRAIESEDLNVVDTYAETKLVGFDFASSRKRKYGNTKGFSIENLIGCNVEDR; encoded by the exons ATGCTCCCCTCGATTTCGCCTCTTTCGTCGTCTTCCCCATTGGATTTAAGACCAGTTCTAGGAGGGACAATTATCTCATCTATGCACCAGCACAGTACATCACACGAGTCCAGTCTCAGAGTCCACAGCCCACCCGGTGGCAGCAGTCTGAGCCATCCTCATTCGCATCATCAGTTGCACCATCCtcagcatcagcatcatcatcccCATCACCAACATCAAACCCCTTCGAGCGGAAATGGCAACAGTGGCACTAACCATAACAGTTCCAGCAGTGCAGGTCCCATCAGCAATATCTCCAACAGTAGTTCCAGCAGCAATCACCGACAGGATACCGCCAGCGACGGCGAAACCAGCAGTGGAGATGGTGTTACCGCAAATGAAAGTAGCGGAAACGGAAACTCGAAATCATCGCGGACGCAGCAGGCTCTGGTGAAGCCACCGTATTCGTACATTGCGCTCATCACGATGGCGATACTGCAATCGCCGCAGAAGAAACTCACGCTCAGTGGAATATGTGAATTTATCATGAGCAG ATTCCCCTACTACAAGGACAAATTCCCCGCCTGGCAAAACTCCATCCGTCACAACCTGAGCCTAAACGACTGCTTCATCAAGATACCCCGCGAACCGGGAAATCCCGGCAAGGGTAACTTCTGGACCCTGGACCCACTGGCGGAGGACATGTTCGACAACGGTAGCTTCCTGCGAAGACGAAAACGCTACAAACGAACCACCATCCCGCCGGGAATGAGCTTCCCGGCAGTGTTCAACCCGTTCGCGCCGTTTTGGATTCGGAAACCGGTGCCGGTGATACCGATGCAGTTCCCGCCGCATGGCAGCTTGGGCGGGTTCGGCAATGGGCTGGGGATACCGGGCAGGGGAGATTTCATGTTGGACAGTAAGCTGAACTTGTTCGGAGGTAAAATGGAAGACTTGAACGTGGCAGTGATGGAGAATAGTGAGTTCCTGGCGCGCAATTCGGACAGCATGAAGATTACGAATGCGATGAAGTTTTTCCACGGGTACAATAGTGAAGGTGGTGGGGGACCCAGTGGTTCTTACGAAGACGGTGTGAACGGACTGCAgtgcaataataataataataacaatagttCAATTAGCAGAGACAATAGTGGTTACATTACGAAGACCAACAATCACGTTCCTATGGGTGGTGCAGACGAACGGTATCCGTCTTCTTCGGCATTGAGTCGAGGAGGTCTGTCTCCTGCGGCCGTCGGGAATAGAGACAATAGCAGTCCTTACGATGTGGATCTTTCAAATGATGATAAGATAGACGTGGAAAGTGATGATGACTACAAATCCATAAGTAAAAACTTCGACCATGAGCCGATTCAACATGAATCTTTTCTGGATCAAAATGGCCGCTACACTCCGACGGAAAAGGACTCCATCAAGGACTATGAGACAATAGGTCCGGCGGGAAAGCCTCCACATCACGAACCGGAAGATTATGGTTGCGAAGATGACGAAGACCACTCCGATAAGCACAGTAACGCCTCGCAGGATCATCATTTGGATAAGTCACAAAAATCTTTCTACATGAATCCCTACGAAGAATCGGACAACTTTATGCCTGAAACGATAGCCGCCGGCAAATACACCAGTCTAAAGCGAGCGATTGAAAGCGAGGACCTAAATGTGGTCGACACCTACGCCGAAACTAAATTGGTTGGGTTTGATTTTGCCAGCAGCCGGAAGCGGAAGTATGGCAACACCAAAGGATTCAGTATAGAGAATCTGATAGGCTGCAACGTGGAAGATAGATGA
- the LOC115268908 gene encoding fork head domain-containing protein FD3-like, with protein MSQANEKQLNSTFPYYKDKFPAWQNSIRHNLSLNDCFIKIPREPGNPGKGNFWTLDPLAEDMFDNGSFLRRRKRYKRTTIPPGMSFPAVFNPFAPFWIRKPVPVIPMQFPPHGSLGGFGDGLGIPGRGDFMLDSKLNLFGGKMEDLNVAVMENSEFLARNSDSMKITNAMKFFHGYNSEGGGGPSGSYEDGVNGLQCNNNNNNSSISRDNSGYITKTNNHVPMGGANERYPSSSALSRGGLSPAAVGNRDNSSPYDVDLSNDDKIDVESDDDYKSISKSFDHDPVQHESFLDRNGRYTPTEKDSIKDFETIGPTGKPSHHEPEDYGCEDDEDHSDKHSNASQDHHLDKSQKSFYMNPYEEPDNFMSETIAAGKYTSLKRAIESEDLNVVDTYAETKLVGFDFASSRKRKYGNTKVFSIENLIGCNVEDR; from the exons ATGTCCCAAGCAAACGAAAAGCAGCTCAATTCGAC ATTCCCCTACTACAAGGACAAATTCCCCGCCTGGCAAAACTCCATCCGGCACAACCTGAGCCTGAACGACTGCTTCATCAAGATACCCCGCGAACCGGGAAATCCCGGCAAGGGTAACTTCTGGACCCTGGACCCACTGGCGGAGGACATGTTCGACAACGGTAGCTTCCTGCGAAGACGAAAACGCTACAAACGAACCACCATCCCGCCGGGAATGAGCTTCCCGGCAGTGTTCAACCCGTTCGCGCCGTTTTGGATACGGAAACCGGTACCGGTGATACCGATGCAGTTCCCGCCGCATGGCAGCTTGGGCGGGTTCGGCGATGGGCTGGGGATACCGGGCAGGGGAGATTTCATGCTGGACAGTAAGTTGAATTTGTTCGGGGGTAAAATGGAAGACTTGAACGTGGCAGTGATGGAGAATAGTGAGTTCCTGGCGCGCAATTCGGACAGCATGAAGATTACCAATGCGATGAAGTTTTTCCACGGGTACAATAGTGAAGGTGGTGGAGGACCCAGTGGTTCTTACGAAGACGGTGTGAACGGACTGCAgtgcaataataataataacaatagttCAATTAGCAGAGACAATAGTGGTTACATTACGAAGACCAACAATCACGTTCCTATGGGTGGTGCAAACGAACGGTATCCGTCTTCTTCGGCATTGAGTCGAGGAGGTCTGTCTCCGGCGGCCGTCGGGAATAGAGACAATAGCAGTCCTTACGATGTGGATCTTTCGAATGATGATAAGATAGACGTGGAAAGTGATGATGACTACAAATCCATAAGTAAAAGCTTCGATCATGACCCGGTACAGCATGAGTCTTTCCTTGATCGAAATGGCCGCTACACTCCTACGGAAAAGGACTCCATCAAGGACTTTGAGACAATAGGTCCGACGGGAAAGCCTTCTCATCACGAACCGGAAGATTATGGCTGCGAAGACGACGAAGATCATTCCGATAAGCACAGTAACGCCTCGCAAGATCATCATTTAGATAAGTCACAAAAATCGTTCTACATGAATCCTTACGAAGAACCGGACAACTTCATGTCTGAAACGATAGCCGCCGGCAAATACACCAGCCTGAAGCGAGCAATCGAAAGCGAGGACCTTAACGTGGTCGACACGTACGCCGAAACGAAATTGGTTGGGTTTGATTTTGCCAGCAGCCGGAAGCGGAAGTATGGCAACACGAAAGTATTCAGTATAGAGAATCTGATAGGCTGCAACGTGGAAGATAGATGA
- the LOC115268909 gene encoding uncharacterized protein LOC115268909, whose protein sequence is MVELCIDSSYFQFRGKYYQQMFGTAKGSPLSPILADYVMEDLLNTVTANLRFVILVLKKYVDDLFLVLPKTEVQTTLNTFNQYNPHLQFTIEMEKEGKLPFLDTVTIRCEDNSLKTKWYAKPISSGRLLNYHSFHPINMKLNVVSNFIQRVTKLSTENSAQQQKHQIFQILRQNDYPSALINRIINRSSINNPLDTSNRRESSQPISRNQPSQPPPPPPPPPSPPTTSTASPQHITINAPSTENPIASSSQEPNHSSANDVQYRSMPNIPTLTRTISTILQRDYGQIKIATRNIKTVRSLLKPVKDPVLLQDQHNVIYSIPCNSCEKTYIGMTTNHLKKRISGHKSDINKLTNIPIDGNIHAKTALIQHMVDNEHTFSLDRTKIIDRTLRSTALPMLEMCHIQNTPNTVNFRTDVDGFNTAYAGILHTVKTSSSRRENQQTNTQNTTTRAFEQLGQLP, encoded by the coding sequence ATGGTGGAGCTATGCATCGATAGCAGCTATTTTCAGTTCAGAGGTAAATACTACCAACAAATGTTCGGGACAGCCAAGGGGAGCCCCTTATCACCCATCTTAGCGGATTATGTGATGGAAGATCTGCTCAACACGGTCACTGCCAACCTGCGATTTGTCATACTGGTGTTGAAAAAATATGTCGACGACTTGTTTCTCGTCTTGCCAAAAACTGAGGTGCAAACTACTCTAAACACATTCAACCAATACAATCCCCACCTACAATTCACCATAGAAATGGAGAAGGAAGGCAAACTACCCTTCTTAGACACAGTAACCATCCGATGCGAAGATAACTCTCTAAAAACCAAATGGTACGCGAAACCCATCTCGTCCGGCCGCCTGCTCAACTATCACTCTTTTCATCCGATTAACATGAAACTAAACGTAGTTTCAAACTTCATCCAACGTGTGACGAAACTCTCCACCGAAAACTCAGCACAACAGCAGAAACACCAAATCTTCCAAATCCTGAGACAGAACGATTATCCTTCAGCGCTAATCAACAGGATCATCAATCGCAGCTCCATCAACAATCCCCTTGATACATCCAACCGCCGAGAGTCATCACAACCAATCAGCCGCAACCAGCCATCccaaccaccaccaccgccgccgccaccaccatcGCCTCCAACAACATCCACCGCCTCACCGCAACACATCACCATCAATGCACCATCCACCGAGAATCCGATAGCCAGCAGTTCACAGGAACCCAATCATTCATCAGCTAACGACGTCCAATACCGATCGATGCCGAACATCCCAACGCTCACACGTACCATCTCCACAATCCTACAAAGAGACTACGGTCAGATAAAAATAGCAACACGCAACATAAAAACAGTAAGATCCCTCCTAAAACCGGTAAAAGATCCAGTACTACTTCAAGATCAACATAACGTCATCTACAGCATCCCATGCAATAGCTGCGAGAAGACCTATATTGGTATGACAACTAACCATCTAAAAAAACGTATTAGTGGACACAAGTCTGATATAAACAAACTTACTAACATCCCAATAGACGGTAACATACACGCGAAAACAGCTCTCATACAACACATGGTCGACAACGAACACACCTTCTCATTAGATAGAACCAAGATTATCGATCGCACTCTCAGATCAACAGCTTTGCCCATGTTAGAAATGTGCCACATACAAAACACACCTAACACGGTCAACTTCCGTACAGATGTAGACGGGTTCAACACAGCGTACGCCGGTATTCTGCATACTGTCAAAACATCGAGCTctcgcagagaaaaccaacaaaCCAATACACAAAATACCACCACACGAGCTTTCGAACAGTTAGGACAGTTACCATAA